CGGGCCTGCTGGGCGGCCTTGAGCCGCTCGGCGGAGTTGGCGAGGGCGCCGGCCGCGCCGCCCGCCTCCGCGGCCTGCCCCGGCTTGCCCTTGGCCGGCTTCGCCGGCTCCGCGGAGCCGCATCCCGTACCCAGGGCGGCGACCAGCAGTGCGGCCAGGGCCACCCCGTACCGGCCGCGCGGACGTACCGCGGGCCGGCGACCAAACTGCGCAGTATTTCCGTTTTGTCGTACAAGCTGCATAGCTGCGGATCCTTCCACCGCGCAGCTGCGCGCCCCGGACGACACCACGGCCGGACTCCCGCCTTCCACCGGCTGGCCCACAATGGACCGGTGACCCCCGAAGACTTCGCCGCGCTCCTCACCCCCGAGGGCAGCGCGCTCCTCGACTCGCTCCGCGACTACGACCCCGCCCAGGAACTGGCCGTGGCCACCCGGCTGCGCCGCGAGCACCCCGCCGGGCTGGTGTCGGCCGCGCTGGGGCAGGCCCGGCTGAGGCAGCGGGCGGTGGCGAAGTTCGGGGCCGAGGACGCGTTCCGGATGTACTTCACGCCCGGCGGCGGGGAGATGGCCACCCGCGCGCCGGTGGCCTCGTACCGCGCCGAGCGGCTCGCGGACCTGGGCGTACGGAGCGTCGCGGACCTGTGCTGCGGAATCGGCGGGGACGCCCTGGCGCTGGCCCGGCGCGGGATCCGGGTGCTGGCGGTGGACCTCGACCCGCTGACGGTGGCCGTCGCGCGGGCCAACGCCGAGGCGCTGGGGCTGGCGGACCTGATCGAGGTCCGGGAGGCCGATGTGACGGGGGTGGACGTGTCCTCGTACGACGCCGTCTTCATCGACCCCGCGCGGCGCGGCGGGCGCGGCCGCGTCTTCGACCCGGAGTCCTACTCACCGCCGCTGTCCTGGGCCGTGGAGACGGCCCGTGCGGCCAAGTACGCCGCCATCAAGATCGCGCCGGGGATCCCGCACGAGGCGGTGCCGGCGGAGGCCGAGGCCGAGTGGATCTCCGACCACGGGGACGTGAAGGAGGCCGTGCTGTGGTTCGGCACCGCCCCCGGCACGGTACGGGCCACCCTGCTGCCGGGGCCGCGCGGGCTGGTCACCGCCGAACCGCTGCCGGACCCGGAGGCGGGACCGGTCGGGCGCTGGCTGTACGAGCCCGACGGGGCCGTGATCCGCGCGCACCTCGTCGCCGAGGTGGCCGCGCAGCTGGACGGCCGGCTCATCGACCCGACCATCGCCTACATCACCGCCGACGAGCTGCGCGCGACGCCGTACGCGACCGCGTACGAGATCACGGACGTGCTGCCCTTCGGGCTGAAGAAGCTGAAGGCGCTGCTGCGCGAGCGGGAGGTCGGGATCCTGACGGTGAAGAAGCGGGGCTCGGCGATCGAGCCGGAGGAGCTGCGCAGGAAGGTCAAGCCGCAGGGGCCGAACTCCGCGACGGTCTTCCTGACGCGGGTGGCGGGGGCGCCGTCGATGCTGATCGGGTCCCCCGCGGGCTGACGGGTACCGGGGCCGTTGCCCTGGCCGGGCGGTTGGGGGCCGGCCGGTGCGGGACCGCTGCGCTGGCGGCCCCGGGCTGCGCCCGGGCTTTCCGGGGCTCCGCCCCGGACCCCGCGCCTCAAACGCCGGCGAGGCTGGATTTCCGCCGGACGGGGCCGGATTGCGCGGCGGCGCCTGATGGGGTCGGCCGGGGCGCGTCGGGCGGGCCGGGGTGGGTGGTGCGCAGGGCCCAGCGGTAGTGGGTGGCGGTCTTGGCCAGGCCCAGGAGGGCGGTGATCCACAGGATCATGCCGAATCCCATGAAGTACGCCACCTCCCCGTACGTGTCCGTGCCCGGGCGGGCTCCGGCCGCCGACGCGAAGGCCATCCAGAGCCCGGACGCGCCCAGCACCAGCGAGGCCACCAGCCACACCAGGCTCCGCGCCGGAGCGCGCAGGCGGGCGTCGGTCTCGGGGTCCCGGCCCGCCACGACCCAGGCGCACAGCAGCTGCCGCACCTGGCGCTCCCGCCGGGCGCCCCGCGCGAAGCAGAGCCCGGCGGGCACCAGGACGCCCAGCGCGATCACAGAGTGGACGGCGCCGACGAGGTACTCGAGCGGGCCTCCAGACGCGAAGGACATCACGGCCAGCCCGACGAAGGTCCAGCCGAGCGCGAAGGCCGCCGCAACGCCCCACAGCGACAGCAGCCGCCCCGGGCCCAGGCTGCGCCGGCTCAGGTCCGCGAGGAAACGCGCGCGGTCGGCCCGTACGACGCCCTCGTCCAGCCACTCGCGCAGATGCGCGGGCGGCGGCGGGGGCGGGAGCTCACGGCTAGGCATGCGCATGACCATAGCCCCGGCCCTTCGAGCTTCGCCTCAGCGCTCCTCGACCGGCCCTCCGACCTGCGCTTCGGCCTGCGCTTCGGCCTGAACCTCAGCGCCTGAACCTCAGCGCCCGGGGCTCAGCCCGTGCCCGTGGTCTCCACCGACTCGAAGCGCCAGCGGTGCACCGCCCGGGTGATCAGGTCCGCGGCCGGCTCGGGCAGTTCCGGCAGCTCCGCCGCCACCCCCTCCGGGGCCTCCCACCAGGTGATCACGAGCACCCGGTCCTGCGCGGCGCGCAGCACCTCGCGGCGCACCGGCTCCCGGGCCAGGACCTGCGCCCGGGCCCACTCCAGCAGTTCGTTGCCCCGGCCGTCGGCGGCCCGGGCCTCCCACATCAGCGCGACGGTGCTCACGAGTAGAGGTTGTCCTTGCTGAGCTCGTGCACGTGGTCGTGGTCATGGGCATGACCGTGGTCGTGGCCGTGGCCCGGCACGTGCGGGTCCGTCACCGGCAGCGAGGAGTCGGCCGACAGGTCCCAGTCCGAGGCCGGCCGGTTCCGCCGGACCATCTCCGCGCCGAGCGCCGCGACCATCGCGCCGTTGTCGGTACACAGCTTCGGCCGCGGCACCCGCAGGATGATCCCCGCGTCGTCGCAGCGCTCCTGCGCGAGCGAGCGCAGCCGGGAGTTGGCCGCCACCCCGCCGCCGATCATCAGGTGGTCCACGCCCTCGTCCTTGCACGCGCGGATCGCCTTGCGCGTCAGCACGTCCACCACGGCCTCCTGGAAGGACGCCGCCACATCGCGCACCGGCACCTCCTCGCCCGCGTTGCGCTTGGCCTCGATCCAGCGGGCCACCGCCGTCTTGAGGCCGGAGAAGGAGAAGTCGTACGCCGCGTCGCGCGGCCCCGTCAGACCGCGCGGGAAGTGGATCGCCTTCGGGTCGCCCTCGCGCGCGAGCCGGTCGATGACCGGACCGCCGGGGAAGCCCAGGTGGAGCACCCGGGCGATCTTGTCGAAGGCCTCGCCCGCCGCGTCGTCGATGGTCGCGCCCAGCGGCCGTACGTCGCTGGTGATGTCGGGGGCCAGCAGCAGCGAGGAGTGCCCGCCGGACACCAGCAGCGCCATGGTCGGCTCGGGCAGCGGCCCGTGCTCCAGCTGGTCGACGCAGATGTGGGAGGCCAGGTGGTTCACCCCGTACAGCGGCTTGCCGAGCGCGTACGCGTACGCCTTCGCCGCCGAGACGCCCACCAGCAGCGCTCCCGCGAGGCCCGGGCCGGCCGTGACCGCGATGCCGTCGAGGTCGCGGGCGCTGACACCGGCCTCCTTCAGGGCGCGCTCGATGGTCGGGACCATCGCCTCCAGGTGGGCGCGGGAGGCCACTTCGGGCACGACCCCGCCGAAGCGGGCGTGCTCGTCGACGCTCGACGCGACCGCGTCCGCGAGGAGGGTGGTTCCGCGGACGACGCCGACGCCGGTCTCGTCGCAGGAGGTCTCGATGCCGAGGACGAGCGGTTCGTCAGCCATTGCTCTCACTGCTCTCAGTGTGCTCAGAGTTCTCAGGGTGCTCAGTTTTCGTATGTGCCGGGTCGGTCAGGCGCATCACGAGCGCGTCGACGTTGCCCGGCTGGTAGTAGCCGCGCCGGAAGCCGATCGGCTCGAAGCCGAAGCGCTCGTAGAGCCGCTGGGCGCGGGTGTTGTCCACCCGTACCTCCAGCAGCACCTCGGCGCACTCGAAGGCGGTCGCGGCGCGCAGCAGCTCGGTGAGCAGCCGGGCGCCGAGTCCGGTGCCCCACTGGTCCTTGGCTGCCGCGATGGTCTGTACGTCGCCCAGGTCGCCCGCGGCCGCCAGTCCGGCGTAGCCGACGATGCGGCCGGTCCCGCCCGCGGCGGAGCCGCTATCGGAAGGAAGCTCGGCGACGACGTAGCGGCGGGTGGCCTGCGGGCCGCGCGCGTGGGCGAGTTCGGACCAGAACATCCCGGCCGACCAGGCGTCGTCGGGGAACAGCTCGTGTTCCAGCGCCAGCACCGGTTCGATGTCCCACCAGCGCATCTCGCGGAGCACTGCGGTCGGGGCCGTCACTGCGGGGTGACCACCTTGTAGTTCTTGGGCACCTGCGCGTCGGGCCGGCGCAGGTAGAGGGGGGTCGGGGCAAGGCCCTCCGCATTTTCGAAGGCCCCCCCCGCCGCCAGCTTTTCCGCGGCCAGGGCCGCCAGCGCCGCGGCCGACTGGTGCACGGGGCCGCGGGCGTCCGGGAAGACCTCCGGGTACAGCGCGGCGCCCTGGCCCACCGCCGGGAGGCCGGCGACCCGCTCGGCGATGTCGGCCGGGCGGTCGACGGCGGGCTCGCCGACCCGGGTGCGCGGGTCCTCGTAGCGCGCCCAGTAGACCTCCTTGCGCCGCGCGTCGGTGGCGACGGTGAAGGGGCCCTCGATCCCGGCGGCCCCGGCGGCGTACGCGAGCCCGTCGAGGGTGCACAGGCCGTGCACGGGGACACCGAGGACGGCGGCGAAGGTGGAGGCGGTGACGAGGCCGACGCGCAGCCCGGTGTAGGGGCCGGGGCCGACGCCGACGACGATGCCGGTGACGGATTCGAGTTTCACCCCGGCCTCGGCGAGGACCTTGTCCACGGAGGGCAGCAGGAGCTCCCCGTGGCGGCGGGCGTCGACCTGGTTCGATTCGGCGAGGACGGACTCCCCGTCGTACAGGGCGACGGTGACGGCGGGCGTGGCGGTATCTACGGCGAGCAAGAGCACGCGAACAGCCTACGACTCCCCGGCCCCAGGGCCTTGCGGCCGGTGGTGGCGGGGCCCGGCTGCTACCTTTCGACCGGGTACACACCCAGGTCGGCGGAGAGTTCGACGAGTCAGGCGCGGAGAGGTGGAGCAAGGTGGCAAGCAGCAGCTCGGGAATCGTGGCCGGGCTCACGGCGGCGGCGATCGCCGCCATCGGCTTCCTCGGCTACCAGGCCTCCGCGACCGCGCCCGCGCATCCGGTGAAGCCGGCCGCGCAGGCCCCCGCCGCGCCCCAGGGGCAGGCCCCTGCCAAGCAGGACCCGGCGAAGCCGGCGGCGGTGCCCGCCGACTCCGGGACCGGGCCGCGGGTCGTGTACTCGGTGTCCCAGAAGCGGGTGTGGCTGGTCGCGGAGGACGGGCGGGACCCGAGGACGTTCACGGTGATGCCGAGCACGGTCCACCCGGCGCCGGGCAGCTACGTGGTCGGCTCGCGCGCGGGGGCGGTCACCGGCACCGACGGGGTGCCGATCGAGCACGTCGTACGGTTCGCCAGCACGGACGGGATCGCGATCGGCTTCAGCGCCCGCGTGGACGGTTCGATGCCGGAGCCGGACCTCGCGAAGAAGACCGGCGGCATCCGCATGGCGCGTGCGGACGGGGACGCGATGTGGGCCTTCGCGACGATCAGCGCGAAGGTCGTCGTCGTTCCCTGATCCTTCAGGGAAGGTGATTCACCCGTACGTGGGCGTCAGGCCGCTTCCGGCTCCGGGGCGGCCTGTTCCGCGTCCTCGGCGAGCCCGGGCCCGGCGTGCGGTTCGGCTTCCGCGCGCGCGGGCGGTGTGGACACCGCCGTGGCGGCCACGCCCGCCGCGAGCAGGGCCCGCATGGACACGACGGGCGCTCGCTCTGCTCCTGCTGCCGACATGGCTGCCTCCTGAGACCCCGGGACGCCGTACTTAGGTAGACCTAACCAGCGCTCGGTACCATGTCATCACGCGAGCCTGCGCCAACGCAATATTTTCCCGACGAGTTGTCGGCACGTTGTCGGCACCTCATCGGTACGTCGTCGGTACGCGGGTACGCCGACGGGCGGGCCCGGAGCCACCGCCCCGCCCCGCCCGCACCGCCGTGGCTACCGCGCCGACAGCCTCGCCAGCTCCGCGCCGGCCCACCGGGCCCCGACGCCGCGCAGCGCGACCTCGCGTACGTCGTCCAGGACCTCCTCGTGGCCGACCGCGCGCCCGATCACCACGTGCAGCCGGTCGTCGGAGAGCTCCTCGACCTTGCCGTCGCCCCACTCCACGACGACCACGGACTCGGGCAGCGAGACGTCGAGGTCCAGGTCCTCCATCTCGTCCAGCCCGCCGCCGAGCCGGTACGCGTCCACGTGCACCAGCGGCGGACCGTCGCCCAGGGACGGGTGCACCCGGGCGATCACGAAGGTCGGCGAGGTCACGGCCCCGCGCACGCCCAGCCCCTCCCCCAGCCCCCGGGTCAGGGTGGTCTTGCCCGCGCCGAGTTCGCCGGTCAGCAGGACGAGGTCGCCGGGGCGCAGCAGGCCGGCGATCCTGCGGCCCAGTTCCTGCATGGAGGCGGGCGAGTCGACGGTGATCAGGGTTTCGGCGGCGGCCTCGGCCAGGGCCTCAGCCGCCGGGCTGCGCGGCGCTTCCCGCGGTACGTCTTCCATGTCCCCCAACGTTAGCCGTTGCGGGGACGGCTCCGGTGCGCGCCAGGAGGCCGGTGAGCAGCCCGGTCACGGTGTCGGGGCGCTCCAGCATCATCAGGTGCCCGGTGTCCTCCAGCACCACCAGCTCGGCGGCCGGCAGCGCCTCCTTGATCGTCACGCTGTGCCCGGGCGGGGTGATCATGTCCTTGTCCCCGGCGACGACGGTGACGGGGATGTCCGCGAACCGCTGGAGGGCGGCGCTCTTGTCGTGGGTCTGGAAGGCCGGGTAGAACTCGGCGACCACGTCGATCGGGGTCGCCTCGATCAGCCGCTCGGCGAAGCGCGCCACGCCCGGGTCCACGTCCCGGGAGCCGAACGAGTACAGCTTGATCATGCCGGCGAAGAGGTCGGCGGTGGCCCGGCGGCCCTTCTCCACCAGCTCGGCCTGGGAGCCGAGCACCTTGAGCACGCCGGGCAGCAGGCGGCGCACCGCGCCCAGTCCGACGGAGGGCAGCCCGTACGTCACCTCGTCCAGCCGGCCGCTGGAGGTGCCGACGAGGGCCACCCCGAGCACGCGGTCGCGTACCAGCTCGGGGAACTGTTCGGCGAGGGCCATGACGGTCATGCCGCCCATGGAGTGGCCGACGAGGACGAGCGGGCCCTCGGGTGCGGCGGCGTCGATGACGGCCTTCAGGTCGCGGCCGAGCTGGTCGATGGTCACCGGTTCACCGTCGGCCTGGGCCAGGCCCCGCGCGCTGCGGCCGTGGCTGCGCTGGTCCCAGTACACGGAGCGGACGACTCCGCGCAGGGCGGCGCGCTGGAAGTGCCAGGAGTCCTGGGCGAGGCAGTAGCCGTGGCAGAAGACGACGGTGGCGGCGGCCGGGGGCCTGCGCCGCAGCCGGCGCTTCGTGCCGCTGTCGGGCAGCTCGTCGACCTCGTAGTACAGCTCGGTGCCGTCCTCGGCGCGACAGCCGCCCTCGGTCCCGCGCAGGGAGCCGTAGTCCCCGGCGGCGTCGAGCGCGAGGCGTGCCTTCATCCGGATGCCGCGCCCCACGGTGATCCGTTCGACCGCGACACCGGCCGCGGCGCCCGCCGCTATGACACCGATGGCGGCACCGGCCCAGCCGGCCTTGCGCCAGTTATCGCTCACGCCGTCGCCGTCCTCACTCAGCCGCCCAGGTACACCCGGGGTACTCGACCTCCGATACGGGTGACGATCTCATACGCGATCGTGTGCGCCGCTTGAGCCCAGTCCTCGGCGGTCGGTTCGCCGCGTTCGGCGTCCCCGAAGAGGACGGCCTCGTCGCCGGCGCGGGCGAGGTCCTCGCCGAGGTCCACGACGAACTGGTCCATGGCGATCCGCCCGGCCACCTGCCGGATCCTGCCGCCGACGAGCACGGGCCCGCGGCCGGAGGCGTTGCGCGGCAGG
The Streptomyces sp. NBC_00091 genome window above contains:
- a CDS encoding methyltransferase domain-containing protein, which encodes MAHNGPVTPEDFAALLTPEGSALLDSLRDYDPAQELAVATRLRREHPAGLVSAALGQARLRQRAVAKFGAEDAFRMYFTPGGGEMATRAPVASYRAERLADLGVRSVADLCCGIGGDALALARRGIRVLAVDLDPLTVAVARANAEALGLADLIEVREADVTGVDVSSYDAVFIDPARRGGRGRVFDPESYSPPLSWAVETARAAKYAAIKIAPGIPHEAVPAEAEAEWISDHGDVKEAVLWFGTAPGTVRATLLPGPRGLVTAEPLPDPEAGPVGRWLYEPDGAVIRAHLVAEVAAQLDGRLIDPTIAYITADELRATPYATAYEITDVLPFGLKKLKALLREREVGILTVKKRGSAIEPEELRRKVKPQGPNSATVFLTRVAGAPSMLIGSPAG
- the tsaD gene encoding tRNA (adenosine(37)-N6)-threonylcarbamoyltransferase complex transferase subunit TsaD codes for the protein MADEPLVLGIETSCDETGVGVVRGTTLLADAVASSVDEHARFGGVVPEVASRAHLEAMVPTIERALKEAGVSARDLDGIAVTAGPGLAGALLVGVSAAKAYAYALGKPLYGVNHLASHICVDQLEHGPLPEPTMALLVSGGHSSLLLAPDITSDVRPLGATIDDAAGEAFDKIARVLHLGFPGGPVIDRLAREGDPKAIHFPRGLTGPRDAAYDFSFSGLKTAVARWIEAKRNAGEEVPVRDVAASFQEAVVDVLTRKAIRACKDEGVDHLMIGGGVAANSRLRSLAQERCDDAGIILRVPRPKLCTDNGAMVAALGAEMVRRNRPASDWDLSADSSLPVTDPHVPGHGHDHGHAHDHDHVHELSKDNLYS
- the rimI gene encoding ribosomal protein S18-alanine N-acetyltransferase produces the protein MTAPTAVLREMRWWDIEPVLALEHELFPDDAWSAGMFWSELAHARGPQATRRYVVAELPSDSGSAAGGTGRIVGYAGLAAAGDLGDVQTIAAAKDQWGTGLGARLLTELLRAATAFECAEVLLEVRVDNTRAQRLYERFGFEPIGFRRGYYQPGNVDALVMRLTDPAHTKTEHPENSEHTESSESNG
- the tsaB gene encoding tRNA (adenosine(37)-N6)-threonylcarbamoyltransferase complex dimerization subunit type 1 TsaB, producing the protein MLLLAVDTATPAVTVALYDGESVLAESNQVDARRHGELLLPSVDKVLAEAGVKLESVTGIVVGVGPGPYTGLRVGLVTASTFAAVLGVPVHGLCTLDGLAYAAGAAGIEGPFTVATDARRKEVYWARYEDPRTRVGEPAVDRPADIAERVAGLPAVGQGAALYPEVFPDARGPVHQSAAALAALAAEKLAAGGAFENAEGLAPTPLYLRRPDAQVPKNYKVVTPQ
- the tsaE gene encoding tRNA (adenosine(37)-N6)-threonylcarbamoyltransferase complex ATPase subunit type 1 TsaE, giving the protein MEDVPREAPRSPAAEALAEAAAETLITVDSPASMQELGRRIAGLLRPGDLVLLTGELGAGKTTLTRGLGEGLGVRGAVTSPTFVIARVHPSLGDGPPLVHVDAYRLGGGLDEMEDLDLDVSLPESVVVVEWGDGKVEELSDDRLHVVIGRAVGHEEVLDDVREVALRGVGARWAGAELARLSAR
- a CDS encoding alpha/beta fold hydrolase, whose protein sequence is MSDNWRKAGWAGAAIGVIAAGAAAGVAVERITVGRGIRMKARLALDAAGDYGSLRGTEGGCRAEDGTELYYEVDELPDSGTKRRLRRRPPAAATVVFCHGYCLAQDSWHFQRAALRGVVRSVYWDQRSHGRSARGLAQADGEPVTIDQLGRDLKAVIDAAAPEGPLVLVGHSMGGMTVMALAEQFPELVRDRVLGVALVGTSSGRLDEVTYGLPSVGLGAVRRLLPGVLKVLGSQAELVEKGRRATADLFAGMIKLYSFGSRDVDPGVARFAERLIEATPIDVVAEFYPAFQTHDKSAALQRFADIPVTVVAGDKDMITPPGHSVTIKEALPAAELVVLEDTGHLMMLERPDTVTGLLTGLLARTGAVPATANVGGHGRRTAGSAAQPGG